TCAGGAATAACGCCGCCGCCAATCATGAGTACATCGGTCATACCTTTTCCACGAATTAATTCAACAATACGTGGGAACAAGTGATTGTGAGCTCCTGATAATAAGCTAAGTGCAATTACGTTTACATCCTCTTGCAAAGCCGCTTCTGCTATTTGCTCTGGGGTTTGACGTAATCCTGTATAGATAACCTCAAATCCAGCGTCTCTGAGCGCACGAGCTACTACTTTCGCTCCGCGATCATGTCCATCTAAACCAGGTTTTGCTACTAATACTCTAACACGTTTTTCCATTGTTACCCCTCCTATCCTCTTACAGTGTTGCATGCGCTTGGTATTCACCAAAGACTTTACGCATTACGCCACAAATTTCGCCTAGTGTTGCATAGGTCTTAACTGCTTCTAAAATAATTGGCATTAGGTTTACGCTCTCATCCTTACATGCAGCTTCTAGTTTAGCCAAAGCAGCAGTTACGGCAGCGTTATCACGTTTGGCTCTTAGATCAGCCAATTTTTTCTTTTGCAATTCGCCTACAGAAGCATCAACTCGTAAGAGGCCTTCTATTGGTTTTTCTTCGATTTGGAATTTGTTGACACCAACGATTACGCGATCATTGTTTTCCACTTCTTTTTGCCATTTGTAAGCACTGTCTTGGATTTCTCTTTGGATATAACCTTCTTCAATGGCAACTACTGCACCACCGATATCATCAATTTTCTTAATATATTCCCAAGCAGCTGCTTCGATTTCATTGGTCATCGCTTCTACATAGTAAGAACCGGCCAATGGATCGACAACGTCAGCAAGTCCACTTTCGTAAGCAACGATTTGTTGGGTACGAAGTGCTACACGTACGGAATCTTCTGTTGGCAATGCCAACGCTTCATCTTTGGAGTTGGTGTGTAAGGATTGCGTTCCACCCATTACAGCTGCTGCTGTTTGCAGTGCAACACGAACGATGTTGTTTTCAGGTTGTTGTGCGGTTAGCATGGAACCTGCTGTTTGTGTATGTACGCGAAGCATCCAAGATTTTGGATTTTTTGCGCCAAAACGTTCTTTCATGACTTTTGCCCATACACGACGGGATGCACGGAATTTCGCTACTTCTTCTAATACGTTGTTGTGTGCGTTCCAGAAGAAGGATAAGCGACCAGCAAAGGCATCAACGTCAAGGCCTGCTTTAATCGCTGCTTCACAATACGCAATACCATCAGCAATGGTGAAAGCGATTTCTTGGGCAGCAGTGGAGCCGGCTTCACGGATATGGTAACCGGAAATGGAAATCGTGTTCCAGTTTGGTACATTCTTGGAGCAATATTCAAAGATGTTCGTGATTAAGCGCATCGAAGGTTTGGGAGGGAAAATGTAGGTACCACGTGCTGCATATTCTTTCAAAATATCATTTTGAATGGTACCGTTTAATTTGTCAGCTCCAATACCATTCTTTTCAGCTACGGCAATGTACATCGCAAGTAATACGGATGCAGGAGCATTAATTGTCATGGAGGTGGATACTTTGCCTAAATCGATTTGATCAAACAAAATTTCCATATCTGCCAAGGAGTCAATCGCTACCCCAACTTTACCGACTTCGCCTTCGGAGATGATATCATCCGAATCATAACCAATTTGGGTTGGTAAGTCGAAGGCGCAAGAAAGGCCTGTGCTGCCTGATTCTAACAGGTAACGATATCTTTTGTTGGATTCTTCTGCTGTGGAGAAACCGGCATACATACGCATGGTCCAGAAACGACCGCGATACATAGTAGGTTGTACACCACGAGTGAAAGGATAAGAACCTGGTAATCCTAGATCACGTTCATAATCTTGTCCCTCAAGGTCTAATGGAGTATAGAGTCTGTTATACTCCAGGTTTTTGCGTTCTGGGAATTTTGCACTTGCTTTTTCTACTTTGGCAGTATACTCCGCCACTTTTGCTTTCAAACTTTCTTTATCCATACTAAAAATCCTCCTTCACTTACTTTTTCATGCTACCAGTTTCTAAGAAACGGGTATGCCATGAAAGGGCTTCTGATAAAATATGTGGTGTATGGGCACATTTGGT
This portion of the Pelosinus sp. IPA-1 genome encodes:
- a CDS encoding cobalamin B12-binding domain-containing protein produces the protein MEKRVRVLVAKPGLDGHDRGAKVVARALRDAGFEVIYTGLRQTPEQIAEAALQEDVNVIALSLLSGAHNHLFPRIVELIRGKGMTDVLMIGGGVIPDADIPTLKAAGIAEVFTPGTPTTTIIDYINANVK
- a CDS encoding methylmalonyl-CoA mutase family protein, whose protein sequence is MDKESLKAKVAEYTAKVEKASAKFPERKNLEYNRLYTPLDLEGQDYERDLGLPGSYPFTRGVQPTMYRGRFWTMRMYAGFSTAEESNKRYRYLLESGSTGLSCAFDLPTQIGYDSDDIISEGEVGKVGVAIDSLADMEILFDQIDLGKVSTSMTINAPASVLLAMYIAVAEKNGIGADKLNGTIQNDILKEYAARGTYIFPPKPSMRLITNIFEYCSKNVPNWNTISISGYHIREAGSTAAQEIAFTIADGIAYCEAAIKAGLDVDAFAGRLSFFWNAHNNVLEEVAKFRASRRVWAKVMKERFGAKNPKSWMLRVHTQTAGSMLTAQQPENNIVRVALQTAAAVMGGTQSLHTNSKDEALALPTEDSVRVALRTQQIVAYESGLADVVDPLAGSYYVEAMTNEIEAAAWEYIKKIDDIGGAVVAIEEGYIQREIQDSAYKWQKEVENNDRVIVGVNKFQIEEKPIEGLLRVDASVGELQKKKLADLRAKRDNAAVTAALAKLEAACKDESVNLMPIILEAVKTYATLGEICGVMRKVFGEYQAHATL